In one Rutidosis leptorrhynchoides isolate AG116_Rl617_1_P2 chromosome 8, CSIRO_AGI_Rlap_v1, whole genome shotgun sequence genomic region, the following are encoded:
- the LOC139863923 gene encoding uncharacterized protein: MVGSNPKEQLFKLDDALWAFRKAYKMLTGTTPFRLLYGKACHLPVEIEHKAFWALETSNLDLKEAGRLRLSQLNELEELRLEAYENSLINKERTKKWHNSRLKDPKEFREGDRVLLFNLLFRLFPRKLKSKWSGPFIVRKVFPHGAVDLVNSKGEEFKVNGHQIKHYVDGPQEVDDEIKIIFTSNDA, encoded by the coding sequence ATGGTTGGATCTAATCCAAAGGAGCAGTTATTTAAGcttgatgatgccttatgggcatttagaaaGGCGTACAAAATGCTAACCGGAACCACTCCTTTCCGTTTACTTtatggtaaagcgtgtcatctccccGTGGAGATAGAGCACAAAGCTTTTTGGGCTCTTGAAACTAGtaatcttgatcttaaggaggcgggtcgCCTTCGTTTGAGCCAATTGAATGAGTTAgaggagttgaggcttgaagcctatgagaaTTCGTTGATTAATAAAGAAAGGACAAAGAAGTGGCACAATAGTCGTTTGAAAGATCCTAAGGAATTTAGGGAaggggatcgtgtgcttcttttTAATCTGCTTTTTCGTTTGTTTCCCAGAAAGTTGAAATCGAAGTGGTCGGGACCATTTATTGTCCGTAAGGTGTTTCCCCATGGGGCCGTTGATTTGGTTAATTCAAAAGGGGAAGAGTTTAAGGTGAACGGTCATCAGATTAAACACTATGTCgatggaccgcaagaggtggaCGATGAGATTAAAATCATCTTTACCTCTAACGATGCGTGA